The following nucleotide sequence is from Psychroflexus torquis ATCC 700755.
GATATTCGATTTTTTACTCCAAAAGCAGAAGTGCCTCTTTGTGGACATGCAACTTTATCTGCAGCGCATATTCTTTTTGAAACTGAATACGTATCCTCCTCAGAAACGATTCGTTTTAACGCGATGAAGGATGTGTTGGAAATTACATCAATAGGAGGTAAGCTTCAGATGAAGTTTCCAGAGTATGAATTAAGACCAATTTCTATTCTAGCGGCTGACCAAAATCTATTGAATATAAATGTGGAGGAAGCTTTTGGAGTAACCAACAATTGGAAGCTGTTGGTATTATCCTCGGAGGAAGAACTTCAAAAGTTTGTTCCTCAGGCTAAACAACTTCAGGATTTAGGTCTTGGTCAAAGCATATTTACAGCAGCCTCCAACACCCCAGATAGGGATATAGTTTGCAGGTGTTTTGTGCCAAATTTGGGTATTCTGGAAGATCCCGTTACAGGTTCTGCTCACTGTGCTCTAGGGGTATATTGGTCCAAAAAACTGAACACATCCTTTTTGAAATCCGAACAAATTTCTGAGCGAAAAGGACAATTAAAACTCGAGATGAAGCAGGGCAGTGTCTTTATTTTAGGAGAGGCAAAAACCGTTTTTAAAGCTGAATTTTACATATAAACCGATCTCCAATAGATTTTTTGAAAACTTCGCTCCACAACTCTGTAGACTAAACGCTCCAAAAAGTCGTCGTGTCTCATTAAGTCTTGAATTTCCTTTTCGTGAATATCTATTCTATACAACAGATGAATAAAACTTGCTGTTCTCTTATGCATTAGTTCAGAAAAGATAGGCTGTAGGCCGTTCCATAGTTCTTCTGGTGTGATTTTGGTTTGCAGCTCGATATCAGTAAGCCCTACCAAGGCGATATCTTTATTGAGTTGTTGAATAAGCTGCTCCCAAACTTCGGCGTACTTGTCCACCTGGTAGATAACCTCATTAAGCTGTGAAGGGCAATTCATTTACATCTTTCGGTTCATCAAGTTAGTGCCAAATTGGATAAGGAAGTCTTTTCCTTTTTGAGGCACCTCGATATCATCCAAACGTCCAAAAGCAATTTCAGTGTATTCTTTTATTTTGGCTGTTGTTGCTTTTCCTGCACCAGAATCTTCAAAGATTTGCTTGGCAGTTTCTATTTTATTAGAGGGGTTTTCTGGCGAAATAGTGTAGAGATGTTTCAGTTGCTCTGCGCTACTTTGGTCCGCCAATTCAAGAGCCCTTAGGTATAAGTAGGTTTTCTTGTTTTCTATAATGTCTCCGCCTATTTGTTTTCCAAAGACGGCTTGCTCTCCAAACGTGTCTAAATAGTCATCTTGGATTTGGAAGGCAATACCTAGAAGTCTTCCGAACTCATAGATTTTATTTTGTACATTTTGAGATACATCGCTTAGAATAGCGCCCATCTTTAGAGCAGCACCCACCAAAACAGCGGTTTTATACTCAATCATTTTAAGGTATTCCTCAATAGTGACGTCATCTCTTTCTTCAAAATCGACATCATACTGTTGTCCCTCACACACCTCAATAGCTGTTTTTGTGAAGAGTTCTGCTAAAGGCTTGAAATGCTCTGCCGGATAATTTTCAAACAATTGGTAGGCATTGATGAGCATTGCATCTCCAGAGAGAATTCCTGTATTGATGTTCCATTTTTCATGGACGGTTTGTTGTCCTCTTCGCAGAGGGGCGTCGTCCATAATATCATCATGTACCAAAGAAAAATTATGAAAAATTTCAATTGCTAGCGCTGCATCCATCGCTTTTTCTCGGCCTCCACCAAAAATATCGGCACTCATTAAGACCAACACAGGTCTCAGTCGTTTTCCTCCGAGTCCAAGAATATACTCTATGGGTTCATATAGATTTCTAGGTTCTTTCTTTGGAACTTGAGCCTCCATATATTCTAAAAAAGACAACTTATAAGCTTCTAAATCCAACATCAATTTTTTTGTGCTAAAATAAATCTTTTGAAGTTTCTACCTTGTTTTTTATAAAATTGTTTGCGATGGCACCCCGATTTTGTTTAAGCCTTAAGGCTTATCACATAAGTAATGATAAAATTATTCCAAAAGAAGATAGTTTTAGATAGAAATCGTAATTTTGTAAGACACATTACAAGACGTAATACCAATATGGACAAATATTCCTTTTTAAATGCGATGTCTCCATCGCTATTAGCAGATCTTTATAATCAATATTTACAAAATCCTGACGGTACAGAGCCAAGCATGAGAGCCTTTTTTCAGGGTTTCGACTTTGGTCTAGAGTCCGGAGAATCTCTTGGAGAACCCTCTAACGGAACGACAACTGTCACCCTAAACAATTCTGAAACCAAAGAAACTGAAAAGATTCAGGTGTCAGAAAATGTGCAGAAAGAATTCCAAGTTATTAACCTTATAGACGGTTATCGCCACCGAGGACATTTATTTACTAAAACAAATCCTGTAAGGGAGCGTCGTAAATATTCGCCAAAACTAGACATCGAAAACTTTGGTTTATCCCAGCGAGATCTGGATGTAAAATTTGAAGCTGGAGAAATTATAGGTATTGGTAAAACCTCCTTGAGAAAAATCATCGAGTTTTTGGAGAATGTATTTTGTGATTCTATCGGTGTAGAATACGCTTACATTCGAAATCCAAAAGAAATAAAATGGATTCAGGATAAAATTTATCACAATCAAAATAAGACTGATTTTTCTAATACTCAGAAGAAAAATATTTTAAGAAAACTGAATGAAGCTGTTACTTTTGAAACATTCCTACATAAAAGTTATGTTGGACAAAAGCGATTTTCGCTAGAGGGTAACGAATCTTTGATTCCTGCTTTAGATACCTTAATAGAAGGTGCAGCAGATATAGGAGTAAAAGAGTTTGTGATGGGAATGTCCCACCGTGGTCGTTTAAATACCTTGGTGAATATTTTTGGTAAAAGCCCAAAGACGATTTTCAATGAGTTTGAAGGCAAAGACTTTGAAATTGATGGATTTGATGGTGACGTGAAGTACCACTTAGGATGGACTTGTAAACGCCAAAGCGACTCAGGTAAAGAAATTAATCTCAACATGGCTCCCAACCCGTCTCACCTAGAAACTGTTGGTTCTATTGTGCAAGGGATAGCGAGAGCAAAGCAAGATGACCATTATTTGGGAGAAGAACAATATGTTTTACCTATCGTTGTCCATGGGGATGCCGCTATCGCAGCGCAAGGTATTGCCTATGAAATAGTCCAAATGGCACAGCTAGATGGGTATAAAACAGGAGGAACTATCCATATTGTAGTGAATAACCAAATTGGGTTTACCACCAATTATATAGATGGAAGATCCTCTACTTACTGTACAGATGTTGCTAAAGTTACCTTATCTCCTGTACTCCATGTGAATGCAGACGATGCAGAAGCGGTTGTCCATGCGATGAACTTTGCTCTACAATTTAGAATGGAATTTGGTAGAGATGTCTTTATCGATTTGTTGGGGTATAGAAAATATGGACATAACGAAGGGGATGAGCCAAGATTTACTCAGCCCAAATTATACAAGGCAATTTCTGAGCATAAAAATCCTAGGGATATTTATGTAGATAAATTGGTGGAACAAGGGATCATAAGCACAGATTACTTGGACCAATTAGAGGAAAGCGTAAAGTCTAAACTTAGCGAAGAATACGAAGACTCTAAGAAAGATGATAACGTAGTAGTTACCAAAATTCTCCAAGAAGAATGGGAGGGTTATGAAGCTGCAGATAAAGATGAGATGCTCAAGCCTGTGGATACCACCTTCGACTTGAAAGAACTTTCAAAACTAGCAGAAGCCATCACGACCTTACCAAAGGACAAAATTTTCATGAAGAAGATAAATAAGCTCATGAAAACTCGTCATTCTATGTATTTTGAAAAAAATGAGCTAGACTGGGCAATGGGTGAGCTTCTAGCTTACGCAACTTTATTGAAAGAAGGTCATGATGTTAGAATATCTGGACAAGATGTAGAGCGTGGAACCTTTTCCCACAGACATGGGGTTATCATCACTGAAAATAGCGAAGAAGAGTATATTCCCCATAATAATCTAGGTGGAGAACAATCTAAATTTTATATTTACAATTCTCTTCTTTCAGAATATGCAGTGGTAGGGTTCGATTATGGTTATGCCATGGCAAGTCCATCGTCGCTAACCATCTGGGAGGCACAATTTGGAGATTTCAGTAATGGAGCTCAAGTCATTATCGATCAATACATTTCCTCAGCAGAGGATAAATGGAAAACGCAAAATGGTTTAGTTATGCTCTTACCTCATGGTTATGAGGGGCAGGGATCAGAACATTCTTCAGCAAGAATGGAAAGATACCTTCAGTTGTGTGCAAAAGACAATATGTTTGTCGCCAACTGTACCAATCCAGCAAATTATTTCCACTTGTTAAGACGTCAGCAAAAGACAAACTATAGAAAGCCTCTCATTGTATTTACGCCTAAAAGTCTATTGAGGCATGCACAGGTGATATCTTCAAAAGAAGAATTGGCAGAGGGAAGTTTCCAAACTGTTATAGATGATGCCAAGGCTAAGGTAAAAGAGACCAAGACTCTAGTGTTTTGTTCTGGTAAATTTTATTTTGATCTTAAAAAGAGACGAGAAGAAGAAAAAAGAAATGATGTGGCTTTAGTGAGAGTTGAACAGCTCTTTCCATTGCCTAAAGAAGAGATGAATAAAATCATCAAGAAGTATAAGAATGCCAAGGATGTGGTTTGGGCTCAAGAAGAACCAAGGAATATGGGAGCCTACACACATCTTCTGTTGCAATATGATAAAACAAAAGACTTTAGAGTCTGTAGTAGACGTTTTTATGGCTCTCCTGCGGCAGGAAGTCAAACAAGATTCAAGAGAAGACACGACGAAGTTATCGATTATGTATTCGATGCTTCAAAAGACAATTGTTTAAACGACTACAAATAATAAAAACCAAGTTACGAAACACATAATATTATGGCTTTAGAAATGAAAGTCCCTTCTCCGGGAGAATCAATTAGCGAAGTTGAAATCGCAGAATGGTTAGTAAAAGATGGAGACTATGTAGAAAAAGATCAAGCTGTTGCTGAAGTAGATAGCGATAAAGCAACCTTGGAACTTCCTGCAGAAGCCTCAGGAATTATCACCTTTAAAGCCCAAGAAGGGGATGTTGTTCAGGTAGGCGATGTCGTTTGTTTGATTGATACAGAGGCAGAAAAGCCGTCTGGTGGTGACGATAAAAAAGAAAAATCTAAAGATTCTTCTAAGAACTCTTCAGAAGATAAAAAAGAAGCCCCTAAAAAAGAGGAAACGCCAGCTTCAAAGGAAACTAAAGAGGAAACGTCTTCTTCTAAAAAGACTTATGCAACAGGGACGCCTTCTCCAGCCGCTAAGAAAACCTTAGACGAAAAGGGAATCGACTCTAAAGAGGTGAAAGGGACAGGTAGAGATGGTAGAATCACCAAGGAGGATGCCATGAATGCAGAAGCGAAACATTCTATGGGGTCGCCAGGAGTTGGAAAACGCAGCGAGACTAGAAGTAAAATGTCTATGTTGAGACGAAAGGTTGCTGAGCGTTTGGTAAGTGTTAAAAATGAAACGGCTATGTTAACGACTTTCAACGAAGTCAATATGCAGCCTATTTTTGATCTTAGAACTCAGTATAAAGAGAAATTTAAAGAAACTCACGGCGTTAGTCTTGGTTTTATGTCTTTTTTCACCTTAGCCGTTGTTCGTGCGTTGGACAAATTTCCTTCTGTCAATAGTATGGTGGATGGTAAAGAAATGATTACTTACGATTATAAAGATATTAGTGTTGCCGTTTCAGGGCCTAAAGGCTTGATGGTACCAGTAATGCGTAATGTCGAAAATCTTGGTTTTAGAGGGGTTGAGCAAGAAGTAAAACGGTTGGCAACTCGCGCTAGAGATGGTAAGATTACGGTAGATGAAATGACAGGAGGGACGTTTACCATTTCAAATGGAGGTGTTTTTGGGTCTATGTTATCTACACCTATAATCAATCCTCCGCAAAGTGGGATTTTAGGAATGCACAATATTGTAGAGCGCCCAGTCGCTATAGATGGTAAAGTTGAAATACGTCCAATTATGTATGTCGCTTTATCTTACGATCATAGAATTATTGATGGTCGTGAATCTGTTGGATTTTTAGTCGCCATCAAAGAGGCATTAGAAGATCCTAAAGAATTATTGATGAACGGAAATGTAGAAAAAGCCTTAGAGCTTTAGTAAACAAGCCTTTCTAATTAAGTTATAACCCTGAAGTTTTACAAAGCTTCAGGGTTTTTTGTTTCTGTTTTAAATTGATTTTACCTTCTTTAGCTTCCGTGGGTTTCGATACATTTCTTAAGGGTTTTCGTTGGCTTTATACATCCAGCTTGGTGAGGAACATTAACTGAAGGTTATACGTTGGTTTGAATAAACCTGCATTATTCTGTAACTATTTGGTGTAAAATCGTAATTTTATCGGCATTTAATTTGGTATTAGACATGCGAATTAATCAAATTTAGACTTATGGCAGATGGAAGTTTATCACATTTTAAAGCAACCTTAGCGAGAAAACAGGAACGCAATCAAAAACGACAGGCGAGGTCCGATAGAAAATTAAAGCACAATTCCTCTGGTTCAAAAACGGAATTTGATTTCCCAGAATTATCAGAATCTGAGCTTAAAAAAGTAAAGACTGATATTCAAGCTAAAATGAAGTTGGAGAAGAAAAAACTGCTGACTAAGATTCTAATAGTTATGATTATTTTATCTTCAATATTCCTATATGTGATTTTTAAGTTCAGCTAATGACATTAACTATTTAGACAAATAAACTTCAATTCATATTTTTTAAACCAGAACAGTGCAAAAAAAAGTCCCACCTGAGTTATACCAAATTAGACCTATAATGACGCAATAAATCGTTTCTTTTTCGCCTGTTTTTCATCAAAAATAATTACCGTAGCTAAGGCTATGCTAGTTATTTTTGATTTCAATCAATCAAAAAATAATTCAATTTATTCATACGGCATTATAAATATAATTTGGTATTAAACGACAATTAACTCAGTTAAAATATGAAATCGAACACTGCCAAAATTATGAATGCTTTATTGATAGGCTTTCTGGCAGGAATTGTCATTTTTGGTGAGGTTTCTGCAGTAATTTCGAAAAATTTTGTGGTACTTATGCCTTTACTTTTTCCTATATACTTTATTTATAGGTTAATTAATAAATCAAAAAAATCAATCTGATTTAAGCTGTAAAATAAATTTGTTTCAAGCTGTAAGTGACTCGGCTATTCTACTTCAAGTACAAATAATCCGTTTTATAATCGATAACCGCTTTTCCTCTTTTAAGTATATCGGCTCCTATGATACCGTGAACTAGTCCAGCATCATGATCGCTTAGTGCCTTATTGACGTGAGTAATATCGAATAAAATCTTAACTAACTAATAAATTAATTTCAATTAAAGCAATTTGATTGTATATTTACAGCAAAACTATTGTAATGAGTGATGCTCTTAAAACAAAGCCTTTCAATACAAAAGTCAGTATTGATAAAGCTAAGCTTAGCAAAAAAAATCTTCGTAAATGGTTTTTAGTTGCCGATGGGGAGACTTTTACTTGGTCAAATAGATTAGAAAGAGTTCAGGTTATCCGTAAAGGTATCCCTTACGGCTCGATAGGGAGTATTAGTAAGAAAATCAACAGCCCTGTCAAAACAGTTTTAAATATTGTGGGGGTTCCTCAAACTACTTACAACAAGAAAAAAGGTAACCATTCTTTATTGGATAGCCGGGATAGTGAACTCATATTAAGGATTTCTGAAGTAATCGATTACGGTATTGATACTTTTAATAATGAGGATGAAAAATTTCAAAGATGGCTTCTTAAACCAAATCTCTCATTAGGGGGAAGTCCTCCAATTAAATTCTTTGATACGATAAGCGGAATAAACGAAGTGAAATTTTGTTTGACCAGAATAGAATATGGAAACTTTGCATAATGAAACTTTATCGAATTGAACGAAAAAGATATCTAAAATCGACATTGACAGGGATTGCAGCTTCGAAATCAAAAGGGTTCAGATGGAATAGTGAAGATACACGACTAGTCTACACTGCTGATACACGAGCCCTTGCCATGTTGGAAGTTTCAGTTCATTTAGACATAAGTGAAGATTTACCTGATGATAGATATTTTGTTGAAATTGAAATACCAGATGATATCTCTGCACTTGAAGTGGTATTAGTTGATCTACCAGAAAAATGGGATTCAAAACCCCCATTACTTATCACACAAATAATTGGTGATGACTTTGTTCTAAATAATGAAGCAGCAATTCTCAAAGTGCCAAGTTGTATAATTCCTCAAGAACACAATTATCTCATTAACCCACTTCATCCAGATGCTGAAAAGATTAAAGTTATAAGTCAAACATCATTGATATTTGATGAAAGATTTAAAAAATAGCACCTTATGGTTAAAGCCAATCATATACTCAGCAAGATTTAATCTACTTCAAATATAAATAACCCTTACTTTAAATAGAGGCGACTGGTTTTATAATCGATAACTGCTTTTCCTCTTTTAAGTATATCGGCTCCTATGATGCCATGAACTAGTTCAGCATCATGATCGCTTAGTGCTTTATTGACGTGAGAAAGATCAAATAAAATTAAATCGACTTTCTTTTTGGTCCACTTGCCAATGCTCACTTTGTTTCTGGTAGACGTCTTGGTAAGCATATTGGTCGCACCTGCACCAGCAGCTCTGATATTGCTATCTTCAGAAAATAAATTGAAATGCTCTGCATAACAAAAGTCGATACAAGAACTGGAAGCGCCGGTATCTATGATAAAGCTTCCTTCAACATCATTGATGAGGACTTTACATTCAAAATGATTAGTCTCAGTGCTATTCATTTTAAGTGCTTTATACTTCTTGTCTAGTAAAAATGATTTTAAGGAAGACATTTATAGAGTTTTCGGCAAATATAAAGTTTCGTTTTAAATAAATTTGCCCTTATGATAATTACAGATACACACACTCATTTATATTCTGAAGCTTTTGATGAAGACAGAGAAGAAATGATTCAAAGAGCACTAGATAATGATGTGAAGCGGTTTTTTATTCCTGCTATAGATTCAGGAACAACCCAAGCCATGTACGATTTAGAACGTCGATATCCAGAGCAAATGTTTTTGATGATGGGATTACATCCGACCTCTGTCTCCGAAACCGTAGAAGAGGAGCTAACACATGTGGAAGAACAGCTAAAGAAAAGGAAATTTTACGCCATCGGTGAAATTGGTATAGATCTGTACTGGGATAAAAGTTTCTTAGAAGCCCAGAGAAAAGCCTTCAAGCGTCAAATTCAACTTGCTAAGTCTTATAAACTCCCTATCGTGATTCACTGTAGGGAGGCTTTTGAGGAGGTGTTTGAAGTCCTTGAAGAAGAGAAAGGAAAGGACTTGTACGGTATTTTTCATTGCTTTACAGGAACAAAAGCTCAAGCCGAACAAGCTATAGGTTACCAGATGAAATTGGGAATAGGGGGTGTGTCAACGTTTAAAAACGGTAAAATAGATCAGTTTTTAAATGAAATTGACTTAAAACATATTGTTCTGGAAACAGATTCACCTTACTTAGCGCCAAAGCCTTATAGAGGGAAGCGAAATGAAAGTGCTTATGTGATGAAAGTTGCGGAGAAATTAGCAGAAGTTTACGACTTAAGTCTTGAAGATGTTGCCCTACAAACCACAAAAAACTCAAAAGAGGTCTTTGGAATCTAATATAGAATCAGTTATGTCTAAAATCTTACTCGTTTATACAGGTGGTACAATTGGGATGGTAAAAAATCCAGAAACTGGTGCCCTTGAGACTTTCAATTTTGACGAGCTTTTGTCAAATATTCCCGAGTTGAAATTATTGGAACACGATATCAGTACGGTAAGTTTTGATGACCCTGTGGATTCTTCAGACATGGATATAACAGATTATGTAAAGTTGGCGGAGTTGATAGAAATCAACTTTGAAGATTATGATGGGTTTGTCGTTTTGCATGGAAGCGATACGATGTCTTATTCAGCCTCCATGATTTCTTTTATGTTCGAAAACTTAAAAAAACCTATTATTTTCACAGGATCTCAACTTCCTATAGGTGATCTGCGCACAGATGCAAAAGAAAATTTAATCACTAGCATACAGCTAGCTGGTCTTAAAGAGCAGGGGGAAACTGTTATTAAAGAAGTTGGACTTTACTTTGAATATAAACTTTACAGAGCAAACCGAACAACTAAAGTAAATGCAGAGCATTTTGAAGCGTTCGCGTCTTCAAATTTCCCTCCTATTGCAGAATCGGGTGTTAATCTCAAGATCAGTTATGATAAATTGATCAAGCCTAATTTGAGAAAG
It contains:
- a CDS encoding retropepsin-like aspartic protease, whose amino-acid sequence is MSSLKSFLLDKKYKALKMNSTETNHFECKVLINDVEGSFIIDTGASSSCIDFCYAEHFNLFSEDSNIRAAGAGATNMLTKTSTRNKVSIGKWTKKKVDLILFDLSHVNKALSDHDAELVHGIIGADILKRGKAVIDYKTSRLYLK
- a CDS encoding polyprenyl synthetase family protein → MLDLEAYKLSFLEYMEAQVPKKEPRNLYEPIEYILGLGGKRLRPVLVLMSADIFGGGREKAMDAALAIEIFHNFSLVHDDIMDDAPLRRGQQTVHEKWNINTGILSGDAMLINAYQLFENYPAEHFKPLAELFTKTAIEVCEGQQYDVDFEERDDVTIEEYLKMIEYKTAVLVGAALKMGAILSDVSQNVQNKIYEFGRLLGIAFQIQDDYLDTFGEQAVFGKQIGGDIIENKKTYLYLRALELADQSSAEQLKHLYTISPENPSNKIETAKQIFEDSGAGKATTAKIKEYTEIAFGRLDDIEVPQKGKDFLIQFGTNLMNRKM
- a CDS encoding asparaginase, which produces MSKILLVYTGGTIGMVKNPETGALETFNFDELLSNIPELKLLEHDISTVSFDDPVDSSDMDITDYVKLAELIEINFEDYDGFVVLHGSDTMSYSASMISFMFENLKKPIIFTGSQLPIGDLRTDAKENLITSIQLAGLKEQGETVIKEVGLYFEYKLYRANRTTKVNAEHFEAFASSNFPPIAESGVNLKISYDKLIKPNLRKKMIVHKLLNDNILILKLFPGINYKTLRYIFNIPHLEGIVLETFGSGNAKTDPWFMELLKSVIDRGVKVVNVTQCVGGSVIMGKYATSAGLKNLGVISGGDITTEAAVGKMMYLLSKKLGPKVFKTIFETSLRGEMN
- a CDS encoding PhzF family phenazine biosynthesis protein → MATIYQVDAFTDQLFKGNPAGVMLLENGFLEEDLMQNIVKEMNVSEVAFVVPREKEFDIRFFTPKAEVPLCGHATLSAAHILFETEYVSSSETIRFNAMKDVLEITSIGGKLQMKFPEYELRPISILAADQNLLNINVEEAFGVTNNWKLLVLSSEEELQKFVPQAKQLQDLGLGQSIFTAASNTPDRDIVCRCFVPNLGILEDPVTGSAHCALGVYWSKKLNTSFLKSEQISERKGQLKLEMKQGSVFILGEAKTVFKAEFYI
- the parS gene encoding type II RES/Xre toxin-antitoxin system antitoxin, which translates into the protein MSDALKTKPFNTKVSIDKAKLSKKNLRKWFLVADGETFTWSNRLERVQVIRKGIPYGSIGSISKKINSPVKTVLNIVGVPQTTYNKKKGNHSLLDSRDSELILRISEVIDYGIDTFNNEDEKFQRWLLKPNLSLGGSPPIKFFDTISGINEVKFCLTRIEYGNFA
- a CDS encoding 2-oxoglutarate dehydrogenase E1 component — encoded protein: MDKYSFLNAMSPSLLADLYNQYLQNPDGTEPSMRAFFQGFDFGLESGESLGEPSNGTTTVTLNNSETKETEKIQVSENVQKEFQVINLIDGYRHRGHLFTKTNPVRERRKYSPKLDIENFGLSQRDLDVKFEAGEIIGIGKTSLRKIIEFLENVFCDSIGVEYAYIRNPKEIKWIQDKIYHNQNKTDFSNTQKKNILRKLNEAVTFETFLHKSYVGQKRFSLEGNESLIPALDTLIEGAADIGVKEFVMGMSHRGRLNTLVNIFGKSPKTIFNEFEGKDFEIDGFDGDVKYHLGWTCKRQSDSGKEINLNMAPNPSHLETVGSIVQGIARAKQDDHYLGEEQYVLPIVVHGDAAIAAQGIAYEIVQMAQLDGYKTGGTIHIVVNNQIGFTTNYIDGRSSTYCTDVAKVTLSPVLHVNADDAEAVVHAMNFALQFRMEFGRDVFIDLLGYRKYGHNEGDEPRFTQPKLYKAISEHKNPRDIYVDKLVEQGIISTDYLDQLEESVKSKLSEEYEDSKKDDNVVVTKILQEEWEGYEAADKDEMLKPVDTTFDLKELSKLAEAITTLPKDKIFMKKINKLMKTRHSMYFEKNELDWAMGELLAYATLLKEGHDVRISGQDVERGTFSHRHGVIITENSEEEYIPHNNLGGEQSKFYIYNSLLSEYAVVGFDYGYAMASPSSLTIWEAQFGDFSNGAQVIIDQYISSAEDKWKTQNGLVMLLPHGYEGQGSEHSSARMERYLQLCAKDNMFVANCTNPANYFHLLRRQQKTNYRKPLIVFTPKSLLRHAQVISSKEELAEGSFQTVIDDAKAKVKETKTLVFCSGKFYFDLKKRREEEKRNDVALVRVEQLFPLPKEEMNKIIKKYKNAKDVVWAQEEPRNMGAYTHLLLQYDKTKDFRVCSRRFYGSPAAGSQTRFKRRHDEVIDYVFDASKDNCLNDYK
- a CDS encoding TatD family hydrolase; the protein is MIITDTHTHLYSEAFDEDREEMIQRALDNDVKRFFIPAIDSGTTQAMYDLERRYPEQMFLMMGLHPTSVSETVEEELTHVEEQLKKRKFYAIGEIGIDLYWDKSFLEAQRKAFKRQIQLAKSYKLPIVIHCREAFEEVFEVLEEEKGKDLYGIFHCFTGTKAQAEQAIGYQMKLGIGGVSTFKNGKIDQFLNEIDLKHIVLETDSPYLAPKPYRGKRNESAYVMKVAEKLAEVYDLSLEDVALQTTKNSKEVFGI
- the odhB gene encoding 2-oxoglutarate dehydrogenase complex dihydrolipoyllysine-residue succinyltransferase, with amino-acid sequence MALEMKVPSPGESISEVEIAEWLVKDGDYVEKDQAVAEVDSDKATLELPAEASGIITFKAQEGDVVQVGDVVCLIDTEAEKPSGGDDKKEKSKDSSKNSSEDKKEAPKKEETPASKETKEETSSSKKTYATGTPSPAAKKTLDEKGIDSKEVKGTGRDGRITKEDAMNAEAKHSMGSPGVGKRSETRSKMSMLRRKVAERLVSVKNETAMLTTFNEVNMQPIFDLRTQYKEKFKETHGVSLGFMSFFTLAVVRALDKFPSVNSMVDGKEMITYDYKDISVAVSGPKGLMVPVMRNVENLGFRGVEQEVKRLATRARDGKITVDEMTGGTFTISNGGVFGSMLSTPIINPPQSGILGMHNIVERPVAIDGKVEIRPIMYVALSYDHRIIDGRESVGFLVAIKEALEDPKELLMNGNVEKALEL
- a CDS encoding RES family NAD+ phosphorylase, with the translated sequence MKLYRIERKRYLKSTLTGIAASKSKGFRWNSEDTRLVYTADTRALAMLEVSVHLDISEDLPDDRYFVEIEIPDDISALEVVLVDLPEKWDSKPPLLITQIIGDDFVLNNEAAILKVPSCIIPQEHNYLINPLHPDAEKIKVISQTSLIFDERFKK